A genomic window from Sparus aurata chromosome 4, fSpaAur1.1, whole genome shotgun sequence includes:
- the cd44a gene encoding uncharacterized protein cd44a: protein MKMRNLLFGVILGLFAVVHTTPLTVAVQDDVYREAVTDGYLIDHAFAESLTTESPKSNTTVPASQPPSSESKDGGLVEGSGENNYNFMFPRDEGDSNSESSTTESPESGFTSSTQPNEAMTKDSGLMEASGDTSDIFMTSTFPQYGGDSSSESPTIESPQSGLTSSSEPNEATPTESYVFEGSAVGVEFSTSTVSPQSEDQSSVTPDNISVAQTTDPAVSTTDLLGSGSGSGLDSVNDNISLTTITDTSTASSTTPVAAKKAPRHMGNTAMNVEGPAQPQSPGKQERTPSWIIIVGFIVGVAALVMLCVAIATRDKWNGPSQAYQVETEANSSNQQRGLEMETFLQKEKPRENGKAAEYTVIPLDELPDDYSSH, encoded by the exons ATGAAGATGAGGAATCTTCTTTTTGGGGTTATTCTTGGACTTTTCGCCGTTGTCCACACAACACCTCTAACTG TTGCGGTCCAGGACGATGTTTACCGAGAGGCCGTGACAGACGGATACCTCATCGATCATGCTTTTGCAGAGTCCCTCACAACTGAGTCGCCCAAAAGCAACACAACCGTTCCAGCATCCCAGCCGCCGTCCTCTGAGTCTAAAGACGGTGGCTTGGTGGAGGGCAGTGGGGAAAACAATTACAACTTCATGTTCCCTCGGGATGAAGGTGACTCCAACTCAGAATCTTCTACCACTGAAAGCCCTGAGTCTGGCTTTACCTCTTCAACACAGCCAAATGAAGCCATGACCAAAGACAGTGGCCTGATGGAGGCCAGTGGGGACACCAGTGACATCTTCATGACCTCCACATTCCCCCAGTATGGAGGGGACTCCAGCTCTGAATCTCCTACCATCGAAAGCCCTCAGTCTGGCCTCACCTCTTCATCAGAGCCAAATGAAGCCACGCCTACAGAGAGTTACGTATTCGAGGGCAGTGCTGTGGGAGTCGAGTTCTCAACCTCTACAGTGTCCCCTCAGTCTGAAGACCAGTCAAGCGTCACCCCAGACAACATCTCTGTCGCTCAAACTACTGACCCCGCTGTCTCCACCACTGACCTCctgggttctggttctggttctggtttagACTCTGTAAATGACAATATCAGCTTAACCACCATCACAGACACCAGTACTGCATCATCGACCACCCCGGTTGCTGCTAAAAAAGCACCACGACATATGGGAAACACAGCTATGAATGTAGAAG GACCTGCCCAGCCTCAATCACCCGGCAAGCAAGAAAGAACACCAA GCTGGATCATCATCGTTGGCTTTATTGTCGGGGTTGCAGCACTGGTAATGCTCTGTGTTGCCATCGCCACCAGAGACAA GTGGAATGGACCGAGCCAAGCGTACCAGGTGGAGACCGAGGCTAACTCCTCAAACCAGCAGAGGGGGCTAGAGATGGAGACATTCCTGCAAAAAGAAAAGCCCAGGGAGAATGGAAAGGCAGCAGAGTACACAGTCATTCCCCTGGATGAGCTTCCAGACGATTATTCATCACACTGA
- the slc1a2a gene encoding excitatory amino acid transporter 2a isoform X1 — protein sequence MQDFHSANKMQKQVEVRMAESHLEPKVDPPENPCGGVCDKIMNNMVLTLTILGVFLGSISGMLLRHISPLPPDVIMIIAFPGEILMRMLKMLILPLVVSSLVTGLAGLDAKSSGRLGTRAMVYYMSTTVIAAILGVVLVLLIHPGNPKLKANLGQGKKNDDVSSVDAFFDLIRNLFPENLVQACFQQVGVPQMVFTHHKRSDSSVSRPNRLFFSLLLVQIQTVLTKIPVPTNRTRAPPQFTVKRSLQFKSGMNVLGLIGFFVAFGVIMGKMGERAKLMLEFFNVLNEIIMKLVGAIMWYSPIGIACLICGKIISINDLEVVARQLGMYMVTVIVGLIIHGGMFLPLIYFVIVKENPFTFFMGIFQAWVTALGTASSAGTLPVTFRCLEENLGIDKRVTRFVLPVGATINMDGTALYEAVAAIFIAQMNGIDLDWGQIITVSMTATLASVGAASIPSAGLVTMLLILTAVGLPTQDISLLVAVDWLLDRFRTSVNVVGDSYGAGIVYHLSKHELDSFDSQQTRMEDFEVARNQSYFENNTNQNVYAHHNSILIDDCKVTMGKNGKTAEFSFVEEGPWKCE from the exons GTGTGTTTCTGGGCTCCATTTCTGGAATGCTGCTGCGGCACAtatctcctctccctcctgatgtTATTATGATCATCGCCTTCCCTGGGGAGATCCTAATGAGGATGCTGAAGATGCTCATTCTGCCTCTTGTTGTTTCCAGCCTGGTCACAG GACTTGCCGGCTTGGATGCCAAATCAAGCGGCCGCTTAGGCACCAGGGCCATGGTGTACTACATGTCGACGACGGTGATCGCAGCCATCCTGGGGGTGGTCCTGGTGCTGCTCATCCATCCCGGCAACCCAAAGCTGAAGGCCAATCTCGGACAGGGAAAGAAGAACGACGACGTGTCCAGCGTGGATGCTTTCTTCGATCTCATCCGAAACCTCTTCCCTGAGAACCTGGTGCAGGCGTGCTTTCAGCAGGTAGGAGTCCCGCAGATGGTTTTCACCCACCACAAGAGGTCTGATTCATCTGTCAGTCGCCCCAACcgtttgttcttttctttgcttCTTGTCCAGATCCAGACAGTACTCACCAAAATACCAGTGCCCACTAATAGAACCAGAGCACCTCCGCAGTTCACAGTCAAAAGGTCCCTGCAGTTCAAGAGTGGGATGAATGTCCTGG GTTTAATTGGATTCTTTGTCGCTTTTGGAGTCATTATGGGGAAAATGGGAGAGAGGGCTAAGCTGATGTTGGAGTTTTTCAACGTCCTGAACGAGATCATCATGAAGCTCGTTGGCGCAATTATGTG GTACTCCCCCATTGGTATTGCCTGCCTCATCTGTGGAAAGATCATCTCCATTAATGACTTGGAGGTGGTGGCGAGGCAGCTGGGGATGTATATGGTCACTGTGATAGTGGGTCTTATCATCCATGGCGGCATGTTCCTTCCGCTGATATATTTTGTGATAGTGAAAGAAAACCCCTTCACGTTCTTCATGGGAATCTTCCAAGCTTGGGTCACGGCACTTGGAACAGCGTCCAG TGCTGGTACCTTGCCTGTCACCTTCCGATGCTTGGAAGAGAACCTGGGCATCGACAAGAGAGTAACGCGTTTCGTCCTCCCAGTCGGTGCCACAATCAACATGGACGGTACAGCGCTTTATGAGGCCGTGGCCGCCATCTTCATCGCTCAGATGAACGGAATCGATCTGGACTGGGGCCAGATTATTACTGTCAG CATGACAGCCACGTTGGCCAGTGTGGGAGCAGCCAGTATCCCCAGCGCTGGACTTGTGACAATGCTTCTGATCCTCACGGCGGTGGGGCTGCCCACTCAGGACATCAGCCTCCTGGTCGCTGTCGACTGGCTGCT GGATCGTTTCCGCACATCAGTCAACGTGGTCGGGGACTCCTACGGAGCGGGTATTGTGTACCACCTTTCCAAACACGAGCTTGACTCCTTCGACTCTCAGCAGACCCGCATGGAGGACTTTGAGGTGGCAAGGAATCAGTCCTACTTTGAAAATAACACCAACCAGAATGTATACGCTCACCACAACTCAATCTTGATAGACGACTGCAAG GTCACCATGGGCAAAAATGGCAAGACTGCAGAGTTCTCTTTTGTTGAGGAGGGACCATGGAAATGCGAGTAA
- the slc1a2a gene encoding excitatory amino acid transporter 2a isoform X2, with protein sequence MQKQVEVRMAESHLEPKVDPPENPCGGVCDKIMNNMVLTLTILGVFLGSISGMLLRHISPLPPDVIMIIAFPGEILMRMLKMLILPLVVSSLVTGLAGLDAKSSGRLGTRAMVYYMSTTVIAAILGVVLVLLIHPGNPKLKANLGQGKKNDDVSSVDAFFDLIRNLFPENLVQACFQQVGVPQMVFTHHKRSDSSVSRPNRLFFSLLLVQIQTVLTKIPVPTNRTRAPPQFTVKRSLQFKSGMNVLGLIGFFVAFGVIMGKMGERAKLMLEFFNVLNEIIMKLVGAIMWYSPIGIACLICGKIISINDLEVVARQLGMYMVTVIVGLIIHGGMFLPLIYFVIVKENPFTFFMGIFQAWVTALGTASSAGTLPVTFRCLEENLGIDKRVTRFVLPVGATINMDGTALYEAVAAIFIAQMNGIDLDWGQIITVSMTATLASVGAASIPSAGLVTMLLILTAVGLPTQDISLLVAVDWLLDRFRTSVNVVGDSYGAGIVYHLSKHELDSFDSQQTRMEDFEVARNQSYFENNTNQNVYAHHNSILIDDCKVTMGKNGKTAEFSFVEEGPWKCE encoded by the exons GTGTGTTTCTGGGCTCCATTTCTGGAATGCTGCTGCGGCACAtatctcctctccctcctgatgtTATTATGATCATCGCCTTCCCTGGGGAGATCCTAATGAGGATGCTGAAGATGCTCATTCTGCCTCTTGTTGTTTCCAGCCTGGTCACAG GACTTGCCGGCTTGGATGCCAAATCAAGCGGCCGCTTAGGCACCAGGGCCATGGTGTACTACATGTCGACGACGGTGATCGCAGCCATCCTGGGGGTGGTCCTGGTGCTGCTCATCCATCCCGGCAACCCAAAGCTGAAGGCCAATCTCGGACAGGGAAAGAAGAACGACGACGTGTCCAGCGTGGATGCTTTCTTCGATCTCATCCGAAACCTCTTCCCTGAGAACCTGGTGCAGGCGTGCTTTCAGCAGGTAGGAGTCCCGCAGATGGTTTTCACCCACCACAAGAGGTCTGATTCATCTGTCAGTCGCCCCAACcgtttgttcttttctttgcttCTTGTCCAGATCCAGACAGTACTCACCAAAATACCAGTGCCCACTAATAGAACCAGAGCACCTCCGCAGTTCACAGTCAAAAGGTCCCTGCAGTTCAAGAGTGGGATGAATGTCCTGG GTTTAATTGGATTCTTTGTCGCTTTTGGAGTCATTATGGGGAAAATGGGAGAGAGGGCTAAGCTGATGTTGGAGTTTTTCAACGTCCTGAACGAGATCATCATGAAGCTCGTTGGCGCAATTATGTG GTACTCCCCCATTGGTATTGCCTGCCTCATCTGTGGAAAGATCATCTCCATTAATGACTTGGAGGTGGTGGCGAGGCAGCTGGGGATGTATATGGTCACTGTGATAGTGGGTCTTATCATCCATGGCGGCATGTTCCTTCCGCTGATATATTTTGTGATAGTGAAAGAAAACCCCTTCACGTTCTTCATGGGAATCTTCCAAGCTTGGGTCACGGCACTTGGAACAGCGTCCAG TGCTGGTACCTTGCCTGTCACCTTCCGATGCTTGGAAGAGAACCTGGGCATCGACAAGAGAGTAACGCGTTTCGTCCTCCCAGTCGGTGCCACAATCAACATGGACGGTACAGCGCTTTATGAGGCCGTGGCCGCCATCTTCATCGCTCAGATGAACGGAATCGATCTGGACTGGGGCCAGATTATTACTGTCAG CATGACAGCCACGTTGGCCAGTGTGGGAGCAGCCAGTATCCCCAGCGCTGGACTTGTGACAATGCTTCTGATCCTCACGGCGGTGGGGCTGCCCACTCAGGACATCAGCCTCCTGGTCGCTGTCGACTGGCTGCT GGATCGTTTCCGCACATCAGTCAACGTGGTCGGGGACTCCTACGGAGCGGGTATTGTGTACCACCTTTCCAAACACGAGCTTGACTCCTTCGACTCTCAGCAGACCCGCATGGAGGACTTTGAGGTGGCAAGGAATCAGTCCTACTTTGAAAATAACACCAACCAGAATGTATACGCTCACCACAACTCAATCTTGATAGACGACTGCAAG GTCACCATGGGCAAAAATGGCAAGACTGCAGAGTTCTCTTTTGTTGAGGAGGGACCATGGAAATGCGAGTAA
- the slc1a2a gene encoding excitatory amino acid transporter 2a isoform X3 codes for MQDFHSANKMQKQVEVRMAESHLEPKVDPPENPCGGVCDKIMNNMVLTLTILGVFLGSISGMLLRHISPLPPDVIMIIAFPGEILMRMLKMLILPLVVSSLVTGLAGLDAKSSGRLGTRAMVYYMSTTVIAAILGVVLVLLIHPGNPKLKANLGQGKKNDDVSSVDAFFDLIRNLFPENLVQACFQQIQTVLTKIPVPTNRTRAPPQFTVKRSLQFKSGMNVLGLIGFFVAFGVIMGKMGERAKLMLEFFNVLNEIIMKLVGAIMWYSPIGIACLICGKIISINDLEVVARQLGMYMVTVIVGLIIHGGMFLPLIYFVIVKENPFTFFMGIFQAWVTALGTASSAGTLPVTFRCLEENLGIDKRVTRFVLPVGATINMDGTALYEAVAAIFIAQMNGIDLDWGQIITVSMTATLASVGAASIPSAGLVTMLLILTAVGLPTQDISLLVAVDWLLDRFRTSVNVVGDSYGAGIVYHLSKHELDSFDSQQTRMEDFEVARNQSYFENNTNQNVYAHHNSILIDDCKVTMGKNGKTAEFSFVEEGPWKCE; via the exons GTGTGTTTCTGGGCTCCATTTCTGGAATGCTGCTGCGGCACAtatctcctctccctcctgatgtTATTATGATCATCGCCTTCCCTGGGGAGATCCTAATGAGGATGCTGAAGATGCTCATTCTGCCTCTTGTTGTTTCCAGCCTGGTCACAG GACTTGCCGGCTTGGATGCCAAATCAAGCGGCCGCTTAGGCACCAGGGCCATGGTGTACTACATGTCGACGACGGTGATCGCAGCCATCCTGGGGGTGGTCCTGGTGCTGCTCATCCATCCCGGCAACCCAAAGCTGAAGGCCAATCTCGGACAGGGAAAGAAGAACGACGACGTGTCCAGCGTGGATGCTTTCTTCGATCTCATCCGAAACCTCTTCCCTGAGAACCTGGTGCAGGCGTGCTTTCAGCAG ATCCAGACAGTACTCACCAAAATACCAGTGCCCACTAATAGAACCAGAGCACCTCCGCAGTTCACAGTCAAAAGGTCCCTGCAGTTCAAGAGTGGGATGAATGTCCTGG GTTTAATTGGATTCTTTGTCGCTTTTGGAGTCATTATGGGGAAAATGGGAGAGAGGGCTAAGCTGATGTTGGAGTTTTTCAACGTCCTGAACGAGATCATCATGAAGCTCGTTGGCGCAATTATGTG GTACTCCCCCATTGGTATTGCCTGCCTCATCTGTGGAAAGATCATCTCCATTAATGACTTGGAGGTGGTGGCGAGGCAGCTGGGGATGTATATGGTCACTGTGATAGTGGGTCTTATCATCCATGGCGGCATGTTCCTTCCGCTGATATATTTTGTGATAGTGAAAGAAAACCCCTTCACGTTCTTCATGGGAATCTTCCAAGCTTGGGTCACGGCACTTGGAACAGCGTCCAG TGCTGGTACCTTGCCTGTCACCTTCCGATGCTTGGAAGAGAACCTGGGCATCGACAAGAGAGTAACGCGTTTCGTCCTCCCAGTCGGTGCCACAATCAACATGGACGGTACAGCGCTTTATGAGGCCGTGGCCGCCATCTTCATCGCTCAGATGAACGGAATCGATCTGGACTGGGGCCAGATTATTACTGTCAG CATGACAGCCACGTTGGCCAGTGTGGGAGCAGCCAGTATCCCCAGCGCTGGACTTGTGACAATGCTTCTGATCCTCACGGCGGTGGGGCTGCCCACTCAGGACATCAGCCTCCTGGTCGCTGTCGACTGGCTGCT GGATCGTTTCCGCACATCAGTCAACGTGGTCGGGGACTCCTACGGAGCGGGTATTGTGTACCACCTTTCCAAACACGAGCTTGACTCCTTCGACTCTCAGCAGACCCGCATGGAGGACTTTGAGGTGGCAAGGAATCAGTCCTACTTTGAAAATAACACCAACCAGAATGTATACGCTCACCACAACTCAATCTTGATAGACGACTGCAAG GTCACCATGGGCAAAAATGGCAAGACTGCAGAGTTCTCTTTTGTTGAGGAGGGACCATGGAAATGCGAGTAA